Proteins from one Athalia rosae chromosome 8, iyAthRosa1.1, whole genome shotgun sequence genomic window:
- the LOC105686482 gene encoding mitochondrial import inner membrane translocase subunit TIM50-C-like: MAFATRGLRIFCKVYNGSRSGSYSSLRQLTPKISTVQAVKKFYYSTGPSRPGIAGSLTNIQSSVNHNLKPGGSLDGKNEEQTQDEEQKKQEAEDKQQREHSWKMMKYSFAFFGISMSVMGSFLIYELARPNFDEQGNVVEDEFSNLPYFEQLYKRLRRELNYYKRLVQEPSRDKLLPDPLQYPYMQPPYTLILEMTDVLVHPDWTYQTGWRFKKRPGVDQFLEAVAPPQFEIVVYTAEQGMTVFPILDALDPQGFIMYRLVRDATRFVDGHHVKDLAALNRDLSKVIVVDWNKDSVKFHPENTLKLPRWKGNDDDTTLYDLAAFLKMIAATNVEDVRDVLTYYQQFENPLEAFRENQRKLLLQMEEDENKSLKEGSVLTSKWKPSFLRNR; the protein is encoded by the exons ATGGCATTTGCGACGAGAGGGTTACGAATATTTTGTAAAGTATACAATGGCAGCAGATCTGGAAGCTATTCAAGTCTTCGTCAACTCACTCCAAAAATATCGACGGTTCAGGCTGTCAAAAAGTTTTATTACAGCACCGGTC CAAGTCGGCCTGGGATAGCCGGTAGTCTTACAAACATACAATCGTCCGTGAATCATAATTTGAAACCAGGAGGTAGtttagatggaaaaaatgaagaacaaaCTCAGGACGAGGAGCAGAAGAAACAAGAAGCAGAAGATAAACAGCAGCGAGAACATTCTTGGAAAATGATGAAGTACAGCTTCGCATTCTTTGGAATATCTATGAGCGTGATGGGCTCATTTTTAATATACGAATTAGCTAGACCCAATTTTGACGAACAAGGAAATGTCGTTGAAGATGAATTCTCTAATTTACCTTACTTCGAACAATTGTACAAGAGGCTACGTAGGGAATTAAACTACTATAAAAGG CTCGTTCAAGAACCAAGCAGAGACAAATTGCTCCCGGATCCTTTACAGTATCCGTACATGCAGCCTCCGTACACTTTAATTCTTGAGATGACGGATGTCTTGGTTCATCCTGATTGGACG TACCAAACCGGTTGGAGATTCAAGAAGCGACCAGGggtcgatcaatttttggaaGCAGTTGCGCCTCCTCAGTTTGAAATTGTGGTTTACACAGCCGAACAAGGGATG acCGTATTTCCCATTCTCGACGCCCTCGATCCTCAAGGATTCATAATGTACAGGCTTGTCAGAGACGCCACTCGATTTGTGGACGGACACCACGTCAAAGATCTCGCTGCTCTAAACAGAGATCTGAGTAAG GTTATCGTAGTTGATTGGAATAAAGACAGCGTGAAATTTCATCCTGAAAACACATTGAAGTTGCCTAGATGGAAgggcaacgacgacgacacgaCCTTGTATGATTTGGCCGCTTTCCTCAAAA TGATAGCGGCGACAAATGTAGAAGACGTCCGGGACGTTTTAACGTATTACCAACAGTTTGAAAATCCTCTAGAAGCATTCAGAGAAAATCAGCGAAAGCTTTTG TTACAAATGGAGGAGGATGAAAATAAGTCATTGAAAGAAGGAAGCGTTTTAACATCAAAATGGAAGCCATCTTTTTTGCGAAATCGTTAA
- the LOC125502086 gene encoding uncharacterized protein LOC125502086, whose product MEGKRQKEWIELCQVLDNLQGLEKCTAQGQVIWKDLKGWTLQEAQNTRIQRNATGNKEIKDPELTKLELSLELIIYKEVTYRRKSSDVILTLTKNSRSGCQPVNYQQFH is encoded by the exons ATGGAAGGGAAGAGACAAAAAGAATGGATTGAACTATGCCAGGTGCTTGATAATTTACAAGGACTCGAAAAATGCACAGCACAGGGTCAGGTG ATTTGGAAGGATTTGAAAGGCTGGACTTTGCAAGAAGCTCAAAATACAAGAATCCAACGCAATGCGACTGGTAACAAAGAAATCAAGGACCCTGAGCTAACAAAACTAGAACTATCGTTGGAGCTAATCATATACAAGGAAGTCACATACAGGAGAAAGAG CTCAGACGTTATTTTAACACTGACAAAGAATTCACGAAGTGGATGTCAACCGGTGAATTATCAACAGTTCCATTGA
- the LOC105686596 gene encoding uncharacterized protein LOC105686596 translates to MTQPTQDTDITSSISPLFDAQRNDICGDNVKLVQGRLTSFIMEEVYLEKSKSESNATARHQGSELVKSLGETFPWLIKFSKVIQSTVGSKNAKLLDRLLLVYIENISRDVNTCYTKPCRAAKLKSHVSETLIFFHLYWKNIKERVDDHNQYLDRMSEILGMYVDMELKASRRGKDSTMKIAAKLLSAMFIYLDNSEEHIFRVLFRVKLLTKNYRAICDPIFEKLFAGFSANTKCITDVTYVRYLLALKLWKKMKDDVQEKKKINELAVAILGQHVPSMPSELLKIIAQPPECQKNGALWLLRPNSFDLRQACDSFIKYEVNEHIILPMEPIERLKIIDSTAVPSTQSFEFVDGSQRKDASRWKSVDTEPETKVANRVDVSVSGEQPVKKIVKLKKFKPLFPKLRPGEVVFIDLTTENEENKHGGGKKDKRKNKKKLRWLKEVRKRSKLKKERTSSGKVWIEKADAHSTRSNEERTKRTEMNWPISEDTVTESTNRIKSTVQRTAHRFAKRVTTLNVDSCRADQAQNKCDKTCKGCDSCSSTDELNYKTKRQEDIESPENFVTSQSSPVKNNAMVLCSGAFVKSKIFPQSEIFGEATSCEKFVSSVNQDSEYSRGYNSKDSSNVDRVEPIPTRKLIKQEPQDIIKDSTTDKDCDKIILTDSSSFKITREVAGHSMKRNSPSSVIKLGAEDTVLSTSSNQSKLFIPTARGKLSNIEEPFNETCVVSTTASFVESGTEEQINVISGSSNIHMGTPDSRDDINRRDSDLHFNNINRDANHGKKEAARISKKLFLTSKTCNSVETNKNCHKDPVGNTLNSKLQQSLIHALSLDEIIQIGRDDLDSESENEEREGSQSTAMGQSTMPDPQKQSAFGYKDSDFFQIPEMQLCDDLTSGNEVGNLITASNKNEVDEFENIDILDSILNGDMSMQDILEEQQHLSMTPVTNDPSNNMLGFFTEFFKQPESAPPAKKNCAPDETSHSDKLSKSLPEGSLGTTGILNSLLDSDLASIDSPPSDFMYSNVQTIDPRLIRKSPTAERAAFLSDFSTVSDLFSEKDASPLGNLGTAESLTRSSKDQLFLDQRDNLDGTNLEEFGLNTSKETDFEIPVLEEDLIQLPQHPLIDETMITHISPPSCEPPLATRSEIMNLNEAKPELSSSSILQDYNHLQFAEDSYRCQKMINSKGFTPLRPKDRAQHPSKETDSARDLCPSSLTDFTPPQSVDPPQSPHTFAPSPGSAYGQTVSHSPTHSIGTSRHQMFANMLTPPPSVSQSNRRNNLSPPPTPQHNQNLFSEGLDQQLEVVYCARRNVQGGSSHHLLSQSQDKMGSYFRAISSAQNTDSEAAPSLRKQDHCKMMRRKPPTKAMSVGRSKRNLELSTESMKLEEQAITTNHEQSICLAQVQVALTRLTSKEINTKTHSEQSRQEANIPFNNAPPATTIKAAQCQLKTQINVPDSVSHPCLQRIDFRKFSITTQQKKPVFVNLKGKTKPALMFERTAQNDKLLKSFNEDVNSRNIMYTLTSNVDPATSKEEPYSKLPRVNFTMQNQTGIVDKSQSTITRCATDSETCKETQNITRPRCSMRRVKAQANKSIVEQSSRKAFIIPNTEEPSLKKRKMTPKLLPLLEKEGIIYTVQQTPLDKHSNVLRRDFARKDRAKKKVV, encoded by the exons ATGACTCAGCCAACACAGGACACGGACATCACCAGTTCCATTTCACCTCTGTTTGATGCTCAACGCAATGATATTTGCG GAGACAACGTGAAGTTGGTGCAAGGACGACTTACCTCATTCATCATGGAAGAggtatatttggaaaaatcaaaatctgaGTCCAACGCAACGGCTAGACATCAAGGTTCCGAACTGGTTAAATCTTTGGGCGAGACCTTCCCTTGGCTGATTAAATTCTCCAAAGTAATACAGTCTACAGTCGGAAGTAAAAATGCTAAGCTGCTCGACAGACTGCTGCTGGTATATATCGA GAATATATCGAGAGATGTCAATACCTGTTACACTAAGCCTTGCAGAGCAGCCAAATTAAAGTCTCACGTGAGCGAAactctcatcttttttcacctttattggaaaaatatcaaagag aGAGTCGACGACCACAACCAATATTTGGACAGAATGTCCGAGATCTTAGGAATGTACGTAGACATGGAGCTCAAGGCCTCTCGCAGAGGCAAGGATTCGACTATGAAAATTGCTGCTAAACTGCTCTCTGCCATGTTCATATATCTGG ATAATTCGGAAGAACATATATTCAGAGTCTTGTTCAGAGTGAAACTCTTGACAAAAAACTACAGGGCGATCTGCGATCCTATATTCGA GAAACTGTTCGCTGGCTTCTCTGCGAATACAAAATGTATCACCGATGTGACTTATGTTCGTTATTTGCTGGCGTTAAAGTTatggaaaaagatgaaagatgatgtgcaagaaaaaaagaaaatcaacgaGCTCGCAGTCGCTATTCTCGGTCAACATGTTCCCTCCATGCCTTCTGAGCTCTTGAAAATCATTGCGCAGCCACCCGAGTGTCAGAAAAATGGAGCCTTGTGGCTGCTTCGGCCAAATTCATTTGATTTGCGACAAGCTTGCGATAGTTTCATCAAATATGAGGTCAATGAACACATCATTTTACCCATGGAACCCATCGagagattaaaaattattgacaGTACCGCCGTGCCCTCTACTCAA AGCTTTGAGTTTGTCGATGGGTCACAAAGGAAAGATGCTAGTCGCTGGAAAAGTGTGGACACAGAACCAGAGACAAAAGTGGCGAATCGGGTAGATGTGTCAGTGAGTGGCGAACAACCGGtcaaaaaaatagtgaaattgaaaaaattcaaaccattATTCCCAAAGCTGAGACCTGGAGAGGTAGTTTTCATTGATTTGACGACGGAAAATGAGGAGAACAAGCATGGAGGTGGTAAGAAGgataagaggaaaaataagaagaagctACGCTGGTTAAAAGAGGTTCGAAAGAGATCAAAGCTCAAGAAAGAACGTACAAGCTCCGGCAAAGTGTGGATAGAAAAAGCCGATGCGCATAGCACTAGGAGTAACGAGGAGAGAACGAAGAGGACTGAGATGAACTGGCCAATTTCGGAAGACACGGTCACCGAAAGTACCAATCGAATCAAAAGTACAGTGCAAAGAACTGCCCACCGATTCGCCAAGCGAGTGACAACCTTGAACGTCGACAGTTGCAGGGCGGACCAGGCTCAGAATAAGTGCGATAAGACCTGCAAAGGATGTGACTCCTGTAGTTCGACAGATGAATTGAATTATAAGACCAAAAGACAAGAGGATATTGAGAGTCCAGAAAACTTTGTCACTTCCCAATCATCGCCGGTCAAGAACAACGCGATGGTTTTGTGTAGTGGTGCGTTtgtgaaaagtaaaatcttTCCGCAATCGGAAATTTTTGGCGAAGCCACGTCTTGCGAAAAGTTTGTTAGTAGCGTAAACCAAGACTCCGAATACTCGAGAGGTTATAATTCTAAAGATTCTTCTAACGTGGACCGAGTGGAACCCATCCCAACCAGAAAACTAATAAAACAGGAACCGCAGGATATTATAAAAGATAGTACAACTGATAAAGActgtgataaaataatacttACCGATTCATCTAGCTTTAAAATAACCAGGGAGGTCGCCGGACACTCGATGAAACGAAATTCACCTTCATCTGTCATTAAGCTGGGGGCAGAAGATACGGTTCTGTCGACAAGTTCAAATCAAAGTAAACTTTTTATTCCTACCGCTCGTGGAAAGCTGTCGAACATTGAGGAGCCGTTCAACGAAACCTGTGTTGTGTCGACTACAGCTTCTTTTGTCGAGTCTGGCACCGAAGAACAAATAAACGTAATCTCAGGTTCGTCGAATATCCACATGGGAACTCCAGATTCCAGAGATGACATAAATCGTAGAGATTCAGATCTACATTTCAACAATATTAATCGTGACGCCAATCACGGTAAAAAAGAGGCGGCGAGAATCTCAAAAAAACTATTCTTGACCTCTAAAACGTGCAATTCGGTGGAGACGAACAAAAATTGCCATAAGGACCCAGTCGGCAACACCCTCAACAGTAAATTGCAACAGAGTCTAATTCACGCTTTGTCTTtggatgaaattattcaaattggcAGAGACGATCTGGACTCTGAATCGGagaacgaagaaagagaaggatcTCAAAGTACAGCGATGGGTCAATCGACAATGCCCGATCCGCAAAAACAATCAGCTTTTGGCTATAAAGATAgtgatttctttcaaattcccgAAATGCAATTGTGCGACGATTTGACCAGCGGTAACGAAGTCGGCAATCTTATTACGGCGAGCAACAAAAACGAGGTTGACGAATTCGAGAATATCGATATATTGGACAGCATTTTAAACGGAGACATGAGCATGCAGGATATCCTCGAAGAGCAACAACACCTGTCGATGACCCCAGTGACCAATGACCCATCCAACAACATGCTGGGTTTCTTCACCGAGTTCTTCAAGCAGCCCGAATCGGCGCCACCagccaaaaaaaattgcgccCCAGATGAAACCTCCCATTCGGACAAGCTGTCAAAATCTTTACCCGAGGGCAGTCTGGGCACTACTGGAATACTCAATTCACTCCTCGATTCAGATTTGGCGAGTATAGATTCTCCCCCGAGTGATTTCATGTACTCGAATGTTCAGACCATCGATCCAAGATTAATCAGAAAGTCCCCCACCGCAGAACGCGCCGCTTTTCTCAGTGACTTCAGCACGGTGTCCGATCTATTTTCCGAGAAAGATGCGTCACCTCTGGGAAATCTTGGGACAGCCGAATCTCTGACCAGGAGTTCTAAAGATCAGTTATTTCTGGATCAAAGGGACAACCTTGACGGTACAAATCTGGAAGAGTTCGGGTTAAACACCAGTAAAGAAACCGACTTTGAAATACCAGTGTTGGAAGAAGACCTGATACAGCTTCCTCAGCATCCGTTGATCGACGAGACAATGATAACGCATATCTCACCACCGTCTTGCGAACCACCTTTGGCTACTCGCTCCGAAATTATGAATCTGAATGAAGCGAAGCCGGAGTTATCTTCCTCTAGTATTTTGCAGGATTACAACCACCTTCAGTTTGCAGAAGATAGTTATCGCTgtcaaaaaatgatcaattcCAAGGGATTCACGCCTCTGCGACCGAAGGACAGAGCACAGCATCCTTCAAAGGAAACAGATTCGGCTAGAGATCTATGCCCAAGTTCATTGACGGACTTCACACCGCCCCAAAGCGTCGATCCTCCGCAATCCCCTCATACTTTTGCCCCATCTCCGGGGTCGGCTTATGGTCAAACGGTCTCCCATTCTCCCACACATTCCATTGGAACCTCTCGCCACCAAATGTTCGCAAATATGTTGACGCCTCCGCCAAGTGTGTCGCAGTCTAATCGTCGAAATAATTTGTCACCGCCTCCAACTCCGCAACATAACCAAAATCTGTTCTCCGAAGGTCTCGACCAACAGTTGGAAGTGGTTTATTGTGCTAGAAGAAATGTACAAGGAGGATCCAGTCATCATCTGCTGAGTCAATCTCAGGATAAAATGGGCTCATATTTCCGTGCCATTTCGAGTGCTCAAAATACAGACTCAGAGGCTGCACCATCTTTGCGAAAGCAAGATCATTGCAAAATGATGAGACGAAAGCCACCAACTAAAGCGATGTCTGTGGGCCGTTCTAAGAGAAATTTGGAATTGAGTACAGAGTCGATGAAATTGGAGGAGCAAGCGATCACTACAAATCATGAGCAGTCCATATGTCTGGCGCAAGTTCAAGTTGCTTTGACAAGACTAACCAGCAAGGAAATTAACACAAAGACTCACAGCGAACAAAGCAGACAAGAGGCAAACATTCCATTTAATAATGCACCACCGGCAACGACGATAAAAGCAGCTCAGTGTCAATTAAAAACGCAGATCAATGTACCTGATTCTGTAAGCCACCCTTGTCTGCAGCGTATAgactttcgaaaattcagtaTAACCACGCAGCAGAAAAAGCCAGTATTTGTAAATCTGAAGGGAAAAACTAAACCGGCGTTGATGTTTGAGAGGACTGCGCAAAATGATAAGTTGTTGAAAAGTTTCAACGAGGATGTAAATAGTcgtaatattatgtatacattgaCGTCTAACGTCGACCCTGCTACCTCGAAAGAAGAGCCATATTCCAAGCTTCCAAGAGTTAATTTTACAATGCAAAATCAAACTGGCATCGTCGACAAGTCACAGTCGACAATTACCAGATGTGCTACCGATTCAGAAACTTGTAAAGAGACGCAGAACATTACCAGACCGAGATGTTCCATGCGGCGCGTCAAGGCTCAGGCCAACAAGTCTATCGTCGAACAGAGTTCTCGAAAGGCATTCATAATTCCCAACACCGAAGAACCTTCTTTGAAGAAACGTAAGATGACTCCGAagttgctgccgttgctggAAAAGGAAGGCATTATCTACACCGTTCAACAAACTCCACTAGACAAACATTCGAACGTTTTGAGAAGAG ATTTTGCCCGGAAAgatagagcgaaaaaaaaagttg TCTGA